One genomic region from Haloterrigena gelatinilytica encodes:
- a CDS encoding asparagine synthetase B family protein has product MNRELFGVFGDRETFERHRASDEFDRVLTGPSVTVGIRDDALGAPGWTASYADGDERCVVWGEAYVPGDESNAARWLLERYKNVGRDALDLLNGSYLALVDADRGDAFVATDPVRSRECFYTDAPGTRVFGTDAAEVGRTVPEPTVNRDGVLEFLHLGVALGEKTAVSELRRLPIDSALEADSIEPLKRFVYRSESFDYVGELAERLERAFRRRSMLPGTKGLLLSAGYDSRVLLTGIPEIERSFTVGAPDAREVEVAGQLADQYGAAHTAFPPDERYLRPDESKVRYSQGIKESLHIHHAGYADEMAVDTMYHGLLCDTFLRGHFTAEKTVDVLDKRIPTGRLEPDPDPVEELLDTFGYSRDASRDLAERTSFGVDPETFVRDAIADELDAQDARADSVQNALTCVGISNQPSMPFHTHLADQFVASFPAIDRELLDWHLRAPPEHRTTETFLEACTRVDDDILRHRPPDRPHDETILNEVERFVRRKTPLLESFQPPWPDRRTLFDRYEFDQRYLDDLEHVHDLPVRHKLRLVDLRTWLECWTAPSEASLPWLAPPEFATV; this is encoded by the coding sequence ATGAACAGGGAACTCTTCGGCGTATTCGGCGACAGAGAGACGTTCGAGCGACACAGAGCGAGCGACGAATTCGATCGGGTACTGACGGGACCGTCCGTCACCGTCGGCATCAGAGACGACGCGCTCGGCGCGCCCGGTTGGACCGCCAGCTACGCGGACGGCGACGAACGGTGTGTCGTCTGGGGCGAAGCGTACGTCCCGGGCGACGAGTCAAACGCCGCGCGCTGGCTGCTCGAGCGCTACAAGAACGTGGGCCGCGATGCCTTGGACTTGCTCAACGGGTCGTATCTGGCCCTCGTCGACGCCGACAGGGGCGACGCGTTCGTCGCGACGGATCCCGTCCGGTCTCGCGAGTGCTTTTACACCGACGCGCCGGGAACTCGCGTCTTCGGAACCGACGCCGCCGAAGTCGGGCGCACGGTCCCCGAGCCGACGGTTAATCGAGACGGCGTTCTCGAATTCCTCCACCTCGGCGTGGCCCTCGGTGAGAAGACCGCCGTCTCGGAACTGCGTCGACTGCCCATCGACAGCGCGCTCGAGGCCGACTCGATCGAACCCCTCAAGCGGTTCGTCTACCGTTCGGAGTCGTTCGATTACGTCGGCGAGCTCGCCGAGCGCCTCGAGCGGGCGTTTCGGCGGCGTTCGATGCTACCCGGAACCAAAGGTCTCCTCCTGTCTGCGGGCTACGACTCGCGGGTCCTTCTCACGGGGATTCCCGAGATCGAGCGGAGTTTCACCGTTGGCGCGCCGGACGCTCGGGAAGTCGAGGTCGCGGGTCAGCTCGCCGACCAGTACGGGGCGGCTCACACGGCGTTTCCGCCGGACGAACGGTATCTCCGCCCCGACGAATCGAAGGTCCGCTACTCGCAGGGAATCAAGGAATCACTGCACATCCACCACGCCGGCTACGCCGACGAGATGGCCGTCGACACGATGTATCACGGACTGCTCTGTGATACGTTCCTTCGCGGCCACTTCACCGCCGAGAAGACCGTCGACGTCCTCGACAAGCGCATTCCGACCGGTCGACTCGAACCCGATCCCGATCCGGTCGAGGAACTGCTCGATACCTTCGGCTACAGCCGAGACGCCAGTCGCGACCTCGCCGAACGAACGTCGTTCGGCGTCGATCCGGAGACGTTCGTCAGGGACGCGATCGCCGACGAACTCGACGCGCAGGACGCCCGCGCGGACTCCGTCCAGAACGCGCTGACCTGCGTCGGGATTTCGAACCAGCCCTCGATGCCGTTTCACACGCACTTGGCCGACCAGTTCGTGGCGTCGTTTCCCGCCATCGACCGCGAACTACTCGACTGGCACCTTCGAGCGCCGCCGGAACACCGCACGACGGAGACGTTCCTCGAGGCCTGTACGCGGGTCGACGACGACATCCTGCGACACAGACCGCCGGACCGGCCACACGACGAAACGATTCTCAACGAGGTCGAACGCTTCGTCCGTCGGAAGACGCCGCTTCTCGAGTCGTTCCAGCCGCCGTGGCCCGATCGCCGGACGCTGTTCGACCGCTACGAGTTCGACCAGCGGTACCTGGACGACCTCGAGCACGTCCACGACCTGCCGGTCAGACACAAGCTGCGGCTCGTCGATCTCCGAACGTGGCTCGAGTGCTGGACCGCGCCGTCCGAGGCGTCGCTTCCGTGGCTCGCCCCGCCGGAATTCGCGACTGTTTGA
- a CDS encoding flippase, producing MNRSIASGVFSVVSVKVVVQLLTALSTPLLYRFLGPSEYGDYAFLLSVFAIYMIFVSSGVTDGVRKFLAEDRNDANWSEHVVGFYFRLAIGLAAVGAFLLILAARLGIVDRAFGDGFAIYFYALAALVVTAQFRDYARKTLMGFGLERYSEPLKILDTVAFVVIAVPLAYVGVGVMGVLAGHLVASLLVAVAGLAIVNRRVPLSCLSSTPTERFPRKQMLTFNTMSIVLVFLLMSLYHIDIVMLQRFRTSADVGNYKAALALAEFLWFVPLAVQTVFVHSTSELWSQNRRRKISKLASRATRYTFLLTAVMAVGLAALADVAVPIYFGDEAVPAIEPLLLLLPGALGFALARPILAVSQGKGNLRYPIAATGVAALLNVVLNAALIPRYGMHGAAVATSIGYGTMFVCHCWSARRVGFDPLADARLARAALTTVLAAGPIVALATVITNPWLALAVVPPVGFGIFVGFALLVGALDPSEPFEILSAFPDPIGSRAAAIQVSFEGEGDEDGETRSWLQSLLFVAGLSLFVSGLALGILGPGIQSLLP from the coding sequence GTGAATCGAAGTATCGCGAGCGGCGTCTTCTCGGTCGTCAGTGTGAAGGTCGTCGTGCAGCTCCTCACTGCCCTCTCGACGCCGCTCCTCTATCGGTTTCTCGGCCCGTCGGAGTACGGGGACTACGCGTTCCTGCTGTCCGTGTTCGCCATCTACATGATCTTCGTGAGCTCCGGCGTCACCGACGGCGTCCGGAAGTTCCTCGCGGAGGATCGCAACGACGCGAACTGGAGCGAACACGTCGTCGGCTTCTACTTTCGGCTGGCCATCGGTCTCGCCGCCGTCGGCGCTTTCCTGTTGATACTCGCCGCCCGATTGGGAATTGTCGACCGCGCGTTCGGCGACGGGTTCGCGATCTACTTCTACGCGCTCGCCGCCCTCGTCGTGACGGCGCAGTTTCGCGACTACGCCCGAAAGACGCTGATGGGCTTCGGCCTCGAGCGCTACTCGGAGCCGCTGAAGATCCTCGATACGGTCGCGTTCGTCGTCATCGCCGTCCCGCTGGCGTACGTCGGGGTCGGCGTGATGGGGGTCCTCGCGGGCCATCTGGTCGCGAGTCTGCTCGTGGCCGTCGCCGGACTGGCCATCGTCAACCGCCGAGTTCCGCTGTCGTGTCTCTCGAGTACGCCGACCGAACGGTTCCCGCGCAAGCAGATGCTCACGTTCAACACGATGAGCATCGTGCTCGTGTTCCTGCTGATGTCGCTGTACCACATCGACATCGTGATGCTCCAGCGGTTCCGGACGAGCGCGGACGTGGGGAACTACAAGGCGGCGCTGGCGCTGGCCGAGTTCCTCTGGTTCGTCCCGCTGGCGGTCCAGACCGTCTTCGTCCACTCGACGTCGGAGCTGTGGTCCCAGAACCGCCGCCGAAAGATCTCGAAACTGGCGTCGCGGGCGACGCGATACACGTTCCTCCTGACGGCCGTCATGGCGGTCGGGCTGGCGGCGCTGGCCGACGTCGCCGTGCCCATTTACTTCGGCGACGAAGCCGTTCCGGCGATCGAACCCCTCCTGTTGTTGCTGCCGGGGGCGCTCGGGTTCGCGCTCGCCCGACCGATCCTCGCGGTCTCGCAGGGCAAAGGGAACCTCCGGTATCCGATCGCGGCCACCGGCGTAGCGGCACTGCTCAACGTCGTCCTCAACGCCGCGCTCATTCCGCGCTACGGGATGCACGGTGCGGCCGTCGCCACCAGTATCGGCTACGGGACGATGTTCGTCTGCCACTGCTGGAGCGCCCGTCGCGTCGGTTTCGATCCGCTCGCCGACGCGCGACTCGCTCGAGCGGCGTTGACGACCGTCCTCGCGGCCGGTCCCATCGTCGCCCTCGCGACGGTGATCACGAACCCGTGGCTCGCGCTCGCGGTGGTCCCGCCGGTCGGGTTCGGGATCTTCGTCGGCTTCGCGCTGCTGGTCGGCGCGCTGGACCCGTCCGAACCGTTCGAGATCCTCTCGGCGTTTCCCGATCCCATCGGCTCCCGGGCGGCCGCGATACAGGTGTCGTTCGAGGGCGAAGGGGACGAGGACGGCGAAACGCGAAGCTGGCTTCAGAGCCTGCTGTTCGTCGCCGGGTTGTCGCTGTTCGTTTCCGGACTCGCGCTGGGTATCCTCGGCCCCGGCATCCAGAGTCTCCTTCCCTGA
- a CDS encoding glycosyltransferase family 2 protein, whose amino-acid sequence MYRGATVGVVMPAYDEEGFVGDVIREMPDYVDRIYAIDDRSTDGTWNEILEAARDDADANAGRDAADDAALVTDGGASVLTERASVQDAIGRVVPIRHRENRGAGGAIKTGYLAARADGVDATVTVDADGQMDLSQMPRLLDPLVENEADYAKGNRLLSREYRAAMPRFRFVGNAILSFLTKIASGYWKTMDPQNGYTAISGDALEAIDLEHLYEYYGYCNDLLVKLNVHGMRVADVAMPAVYGDEESSITYSEYIPKVSTMLLRNFLWRLKTKYLVLDFHPLAFFYLVGAGLAATGVLAAAVTLFATLATVGPSVQGSTTVFLLVAGIAFLLFAMVFDMAESEHLERQVR is encoded by the coding sequence ATGTACCGCGGAGCCACGGTCGGCGTCGTGATGCCGGCGTACGACGAGGAGGGGTTCGTCGGCGACGTGATCCGCGAAATGCCCGACTACGTCGATCGGATCTACGCCATCGACGACCGCTCGACCGACGGGACCTGGAACGAGATCCTCGAGGCGGCCCGCGACGACGCCGACGCGAACGCGGGACGCGACGCGGCCGACGACGCGGCGCTCGTGACCGACGGCGGCGCGTCCGTGCTGACCGAACGGGCGTCGGTTCAGGACGCGATCGGACGGGTCGTCCCGATCCGCCACCGCGAGAACCGCGGCGCCGGCGGAGCGATCAAAACCGGCTATCTCGCCGCGCGCGCCGACGGCGTGGACGCGACCGTGACGGTCGACGCCGACGGACAGATGGACCTCTCGCAGATGCCGCGACTGCTCGATCCGCTCGTCGAGAACGAGGCCGACTACGCGAAGGGGAACCGTCTCCTCTCGCGAGAGTACCGCGCGGCGATGCCGCGGTTTCGGTTCGTCGGGAACGCGATCCTCTCGTTCCTGACCAAGATCGCCTCCGGCTACTGGAAGACGATGGACCCCCAGAACGGGTACACGGCCATCTCCGGCGACGCCCTCGAGGCGATCGATCTCGAGCACCTCTACGAGTACTACGGCTACTGCAACGACCTGCTGGTGAAACTGAACGTCCACGGAATGCGCGTCGCGGACGTGGCGATGCCGGCCGTCTACGGCGACGAGGAGTCGAGCATCACGTACTCGGAGTACATCCCGAAGGTGTCGACCATGCTCCTGCGGAACTTCCTCTGGCGGCTGAAAACGAAGTATCTCGTGCTCGATTTCCACCCGCTGGCGTTCTTCTATCTCGTCGGCGCCGGACTGGCCGCGACCGGCGTCCTCGCCGCCGCCGTGACGCTGTTCGCGACGCTCGCGACGGTCGGTCCGTCGGTGCAGGGGTCGACGACCGTGTTCCTGCTCGTCGCCGGCATCGCGTTCCTCCTGTTCGCAATGGTGTTCGACATGGCCGAGAGCGAACACCTCGAGCGGCAGGTCCGCTAG
- a CDS encoding glycosyltransferase family 2 protein — protein MPRVSVVIPTYDRAETLPRAIDSALAQTIDDLEVVVVDDGSTDETPSVLADYDDPRVRPVVHATNQGANVARNTGIEHARGEYVAFLDSDDEWRPEKLEAQLAALEGRSEEWVGVYCDSTYELSGANDRLRGVAASALARSDDEPVREGGEELIGPILADEVQPGAGSTLLVRTDVAREIGGFDEELDRFQDPEFCLRVLKAGKLAYVDEPLVVREETGQPPAAVIRAASEQYLSIYEDEVERFEAEGYEIRAAHRLVVAKAYLSEGRLLRGLWYLRGAAASARQYPGLCWAAGSGVRRRPLPIVATIALVLGVLAVTAVERTAIVRRVLTE, from the coding sequence ATGCCACGAGTCAGCGTCGTGATCCCGACTTACGACAGAGCCGAGACGCTTCCGCGCGCGATCGACAGCGCGCTCGCGCAGACGATCGACGACCTCGAGGTCGTCGTCGTCGACGACGGTTCGACCGACGAGACGCCGTCCGTGCTCGCCGACTACGACGATCCCCGGGTTCGGCCCGTCGTCCACGCGACCAACCAGGGGGCCAACGTGGCCCGGAACACCGGAATCGAGCACGCCCGCGGCGAGTACGTGGCCTTCCTCGACTCCGACGACGAGTGGCGCCCCGAGAAACTCGAGGCGCAACTCGCCGCCCTCGAGGGGCGATCCGAGGAGTGGGTCGGCGTCTACTGCGACTCGACCTACGAACTGTCGGGGGCGAACGACCGCCTCCGCGGGGTCGCCGCGTCCGCGCTCGCGCGATCGGACGACGAACCCGTCCGAGAGGGCGGCGAGGAGCTGATCGGGCCGATCCTGGCCGACGAGGTGCAGCCGGGCGCCGGCTCGACCCTGCTCGTCCGGACCGACGTCGCCCGCGAGATCGGCGGTTTCGACGAGGAACTCGACCGGTTCCAGGATCCCGAATTCTGCCTGCGAGTGCTCAAGGCGGGCAAGCTCGCGTACGTCGACGAACCGCTGGTCGTCCGCGAGGAGACGGGCCAGCCGCCGGCGGCCGTCATCCGAGCGGCCAGCGAGCAGTACCTTTCGATCTACGAGGACGAGGTCGAACGGTTCGAAGCCGAGGGGTACGAGATCCGCGCCGCCCACCGGCTCGTCGTCGCGAAGGCCTACCTCTCCGAGGGGCGTCTCCTCCGCGGGCTGTGGTACCTGCGCGGCGCCGCCGCGTCCGCGCGGCAGTATCCCGGCCTCTGCTGGGCCGCCGGAAGCGGCGTCCGACGGCGCCCGCTCCCGATCGTCGCAACGATCGCGCTCGTCCTCGGCGTCCTCGCCGTGACGGCAGTCGAGCGGACCGCGATCGTCCGTCGCGTACTGACCGAGTAG
- a CDS encoding sugar-transfer associated ATP-grasp domain-containing protein, which produces MNVRTLYHTARAVQGLVGTEYESDVSRPLRRRLWLWRRGFLSRSDAVYDLDSENYRDYVSDYERFVRTKRINGTWSVALSNKLLFHRLMQPFDAERMTVYGLLRDGTYHPVDGRRGREIADGGPTVPEPIGVGEPASEPARPSPRTETRNAAQRVVDRLEVEGRLVLKWVHGGGGNNVMLCSRVDDGYRVDGDRYAEAEFRSLVADLEDYLVCEFVDQGTFPAALYPATPNTIRLITMYDDVLDEPFIAAAIQRIGTTDSAPLDNFTQGGLSASIDRRTGELGPGAQPPDGDGDGVEWHSEHPDTGMAIEGKQIPGWQRIRSRILEMADACSYLPYVGWDVIVTDDDGGFTVIEANSYPGLKSIQVHGPLLTDDRVRRFYEQHGVR; this is translated from the coding sequence GTGAACGTCAGAACGCTCTACCACACGGCCAGGGCGGTGCAGGGACTCGTCGGGACCGAGTACGAGTCGGACGTCTCGCGACCGCTTCGCCGACGCCTCTGGCTCTGGCGGCGCGGCTTCCTGAGCAGATCCGACGCGGTCTACGACCTCGACTCGGAGAACTACCGCGACTACGTGAGCGACTACGAGCGGTTCGTGCGCACGAAACGCATCAACGGGACGTGGTCGGTGGCCCTCTCGAACAAGCTCCTCTTTCACCGGCTCATGCAGCCGTTCGACGCCGAGCGGATGACCGTCTACGGACTGCTCCGCGACGGGACCTACCATCCCGTCGACGGCCGACGCGGCCGCGAGATAGCTGACGGGGGGCCGACGGTCCCGGAGCCGATCGGCGTCGGCGAACCGGCGTCCGAGCCGGCCCGGCCGTCACCGCGGACGGAGACGAGAAACGCCGCCCAGCGAGTCGTCGACCGACTCGAGGTCGAGGGGCGGCTGGTCCTCAAGTGGGTCCACGGCGGCGGCGGAAACAACGTCATGCTGTGTTCGCGCGTCGACGACGGCTACCGGGTCGACGGCGACCGCTACGCCGAGGCGGAGTTCCGATCGCTGGTCGCCGATCTCGAGGACTACCTCGTCTGCGAGTTCGTCGACCAGGGAACGTTCCCGGCCGCGCTGTACCCGGCGACGCCGAACACGATCCGGCTGATCACGATGTACGACGACGTCCTCGACGAACCGTTCATCGCCGCGGCGATCCAGCGGATCGGCACGACGGACTCCGCGCCGCTGGACAATTTCACGCAGGGCGGCCTCTCCGCGTCGATCGACCGCAGGACGGGCGAGCTCGGCCCGGGCGCGCAACCCCCCGACGGTGATGGCGACGGCGTCGAGTGGCACTCGGAGCACCCGGACACCGGGATGGCGATCGAAGGGAAACAGATCCCCGGCTGGCAGCGGATTCGATCGCGGATCCTCGAGATGGCCGACGCTTGCTCGTACCTTCCGTACGTCGGCTGGGACGTTATCGTAACCGACGACGACGGCGGCTTCACCGTCATCGAAGCAAACAGCTACCCCGGCCTCAAATCCATTCAGGTCCACGGACCCTTGCTGACCGACGACCGCGTCCGGCGGTTCTACGAGCAACACGGCGTTCGGTAA
- a CDS encoding polysaccharide deacetylase family protein, translating into MSQQRPTRRRVLALSSAAAAAGLAGCTDQLSSVLGGSDDDSEEEETDDESSGQAAALADGVPSLETEYNSREQYSQPGESFDDFSDLSEWEVTQGSGSADQEIVFNGDQSLKLESNGEENIVAQLDVSDKDFTDTDFSFAIRTTTPQSITINLRLVDQFGGWKAYSLREITCRSPDVAWFRSSPGVFSQSDYEPSLDALDRLEIQVLHTMDQAEVWIDDLRTHDKPEQGYVMLTWDDGTRDYYETAAPMHDEYGFPAVQAPVPRWVERNDGDSVTVAELQERQDAGDQIVVHGTHSPIHELDDEERIRNRFKHDKQWYINKGFEGADYIVYPHNSYDKTSLEIASDYHYCGGFNQSGNINTTSVYGFDPLALPRTIGHDLDIAKRCVNRAAKHRQCTILNFHAFSEQNTMSETNYAELLEHIDNANVEVITFDDLWKHRTEQFY; encoded by the coding sequence ATGTCACAGCAGCGACCAACCCGCCGACGAGTTCTCGCACTCTCGAGCGCAGCCGCGGCCGCCGGCCTCGCGGGATGTACCGATCAACTCAGTTCGGTCCTCGGCGGATCGGACGACGATTCGGAGGAGGAAGAGACGGACGACGAGTCGTCCGGACAGGCGGCGGCGCTGGCCGACGGCGTTCCGTCGCTCGAGACGGAGTACAACAGCCGCGAGCAGTACAGCCAGCCCGGCGAGTCGTTCGACGACTTCAGCGACCTCTCCGAGTGGGAGGTCACCCAGGGGTCGGGAAGCGCCGACCAGGAAATCGTCTTCAACGGCGACCAGAGCCTCAAACTGGAGTCGAACGGCGAGGAAAACATCGTCGCCCAACTGGACGTGTCGGACAAGGACTTCACCGATACGGACTTCTCGTTTGCGATCCGGACGACGACTCCACAAAGCATCACGATCAACCTGCGGCTGGTCGACCAGTTCGGCGGCTGGAAAGCGTACTCGCTGCGGGAGATCACCTGCCGGAGCCCGGACGTCGCCTGGTTCCGCTCGAGTCCGGGCGTCTTCTCACAGAGCGACTACGAGCCCTCGCTCGACGCCCTGGATCGCCTCGAGATTCAGGTTTTGCACACCATGGACCAGGCCGAGGTCTGGATCGACGACCTGCGGACCCACGACAAGCCCGAACAGGGGTACGTCATGCTGACCTGGGACGACGGCACCCGCGACTATTACGAGACGGCCGCGCCGATGCACGACGAGTACGGGTTCCCGGCCGTTCAGGCCCCCGTACCGCGCTGGGTCGAACGAAACGACGGTGACAGCGTAACGGTTGCGGAGCTTCAGGAACGTCAGGACGCTGGCGACCAGATCGTCGTCCACGGGACCCACAGCCCGATCCACGAACTCGACGACGAAGAGCGGATCCGGAACCGCTTCAAGCACGACAAGCAGTGGTACATCAACAAGGGGTTCGAGGGCGCAGACTACATCGTCTACCCGCACAACAGTTACGATAAGACGAGCCTCGAGATCGCGTCCGACTACCACTACTGCGGCGGCTTCAACCAGTCCGGTAATATCAACACGACCAGCGTCTACGGCTTCGACCCGCTGGCGCTACCGCGGACGATCGGCCACGACCTGGACATCGCGAAACGGTGCGTCAATCGCGCCGCCAAGCACCGCCAGTGTACGATTCTGAACTTCCACGCGTTCTCCGAACAGAACACGATGTCCGAAACCAACTACGCGGAACTGCTCGAGCACATAGACAACGCTAACGTCGAGGTTATCACGTTCGACGATCTCTGGAAGCACCGGACCGAACAGTTCTACTGA
- a CDS encoding PKD domain-containing protein, with amino-acid sequence MQRNALSRRSVLSFAGACAIAGAGATAVDGAQADGTSRESFTIREGTAEETTVYVTSADVDGPTVVVIGGVHGNEVAGYTATGAIADWEIGAGTLVTIPKANAAAVENGTRTADDGVDLNRQFLEGREPGTDLARALWSVVVEYDPDVVIDLHESTGIYANDPVDGVGQAIFHSDGEAAAAAADAAEYVTRNYVDDQALAFQTGPFSSPDNDPRGLLVHKAARDLGADAFLAETLSTGVPLETRVQWHSAIVERLLTDDLRLEAADGNSGSEENETDDGSEENESDDGADENESDDGADENESDDGADENETDDGEAGEDETNEEDATDEAEADENESAEDETAAEAPVASITACPRNFVGSALESGQTVQLDASGSKARGGEIVRYEWDVGQTAQFDKTGETITVTVGTNVRDTIVLRVTTADGATDTDSITLSTN; translated from the coding sequence ATGCAGCGGAATGCGCTTTCACGACGATCGGTACTGTCGTTCGCGGGCGCCTGCGCAATCGCTGGCGCCGGCGCGACGGCAGTCGATGGGGCACAGGCGGACGGAACATCACGGGAGTCCTTCACGATTCGCGAGGGAACGGCCGAGGAGACGACGGTCTACGTCACGAGCGCGGACGTCGACGGCCCGACGGTCGTCGTCATCGGCGGCGTCCACGGTAACGAGGTCGCGGGCTATACGGCGACGGGTGCGATCGCCGACTGGGAGATCGGCGCCGGAACTCTCGTCACCATCCCCAAAGCGAACGCGGCCGCGGTCGAGAACGGGACGCGGACCGCCGACGACGGCGTCGACCTCAATCGACAATTCCTGGAGGGGCGCGAGCCGGGGACCGACCTCGCCAGAGCGCTCTGGAGCGTCGTCGTCGAGTACGATCCGGACGTTGTGATCGACCTCCACGAGTCGACGGGCATCTACGCGAACGATCCCGTTGACGGCGTCGGGCAGGCGATCTTCCACTCCGACGGCGAAGCCGCCGCGGCCGCGGCCGATGCGGCCGAGTACGTCACCCGGAACTACGTCGACGACCAGGCGCTCGCGTTTCAGACCGGGCCGTTCTCCAGTCCCGACAACGACCCGAGGGGACTGCTCGTCCACAAGGCCGCTCGCGACCTCGGTGCCGACGCGTTCCTCGCGGAGACGCTCTCGACCGGCGTCCCCCTCGAGACCCGCGTGCAGTGGCACTCGGCGATCGTCGAGCGGCTGCTGACGGACGATCTCCGACTCGAGGCGGCCGACGGGAACTCCGGTTCCGAGGAGAACGAGACGGACGACGGTTCCGAGGAGAACGAGTCGGATGACGGCGCTGACGAGAACGAGTCGGATGACGGCGCTGACGAGAACGAGTCGGACGACGGTGCCGACGAGAACGAGACGGACGACGGCGAGGCCGGGGAAGACGAGACGAACGAGGAGGACGCGACTGACGAAGCGGAGGCCGACGAGAACGAGTCCGCCGAAGACGAGACGGCGGCGGAAGCGCCCGTCGCGTCCATTACCGCCTGTCCCCGGAACTTCGTCGGGTCGGCGCTCGAGTCCGGGCAGACGGTCCAACTCGACGCGTCGGGATCGAAGGCGCGCGGCGGCGAGATCGTCCGTTACGAGTGGGACGTCGGCCAGACGGCGCAGTTCGACAAGACCGGTGAGACGATCACGGTGACGGTCGGTACGAACGTCCGCGACACGATCGTGTTGCGCGTGACTACCGCTGACGGTGCGACCGACACCGACTCGATCACGCTCTCGACGAACTGA